The genomic window CCGAACATAATTGGTTTTGGATTGTAGACTCCAAACCAACGTATAAGCATAATTttcgccccccccccccccccccccccccaaacgTGTTCCCATCTATAATTGGCTTGTTTCGGATCCCACGAACCGCACATAATATATTTCGGATTCTAGGATCCATAGCTTCCTAAACCCTccaaattcaaggttattttgggatttttgaggggtttaagaggaacatggggggcgaaaaaagcaattttcaacttttttttttgttaacaaataTATGGGCCTAACTTATAAAGTTtactatatttattaaaatatctactatttattttaatgtGTGTGTTGATAATGTTTAGGATTTGAATTTAAGAACTTGTGATATTATgagtttatgaaattttcaatttttttaactatatagagaccggttcaataactatatagagaccggttcattccaACGGTTTAATCCAGTTTGTCATGCGTTTCAACCGGTGACCCAGTGGTTCAACCAATAAACGAGTAACCCAATGCACTCGCCGGTCCCCTTTTGATTTCTAACCGGTGTCTTGTTGTTTCCCTTCCATTATAACATCCGCTCTTTGATTTTCAATGAACGCCCCATGTATGTATTAGAGCAAGGGTTGTGTGGTTCATCTTATTTGTCGTTCTTTAATAAGAAATGTTGCCATGGCCACAGTTTGTATCACTCAAGATGGATTACGGGAGTTAAAGATGGAAAGTTGTAGAAGATGGTCTTCAATCAGTTTGTAGAGATCCCTAGAGGGGAAGTGGAAACTAAAAATTGtagtttgtttaataaaattatttttaaaatatataattaatgatgtggcaaaattatcaaatttgatTAGATGATCGTGTAAAGTTGTTTTACACTATTAATGTACTATCTTTAAActctttaattatatattgacattgtaaaaataaaaaaaaaataaaaaatcatgttaTGACATTGTTGTTTTATGTAGTACTCCGACCTCTTTTATAAGTAAATATAGGAGTAtcttatattattgatttgagGTAACAACAATAGTTGTATAGTAATCCTATATATTAACAATGCAAACCCATTCGTCGAGAACTATTTCAGCCAAAAATCATCCAGTTTTCAAAATACTGAACTCTCCTTGATTGGGCCACTGTTTGTTTAGAAAAAATAGGGTTTTTACTATTAGATTGTACCTCAAAATTCTCATCAATGGAtacatctctctctttctctagaCTCCTCTCTTCTTCCACCACCACATCACTCTTATctcccaaaaccaaaaccctctcttccaattttaccctcccCCTCAAACTCAACCGTTTCAACCCAAAACCTCTCCGATTTTCCACTTCATCCAAAATCTCCGCCACCATCTCCTTTGGCGACAAACTTCCCGAATCCACCTTCTCATACCTCGACCCCGCCGGCGAAGTCCAAACCATAACAGTTTCCGACCTAACAAAAGGCAAAAAAGCCGTTCTCTTCGCCGTTCCAGGAGCTTTCACACCAACATGCTCACAGAAACACTGCCAGCTTATCATGTGCGATTGTTCCAGCTTAATAGGGTGTTTTAGATTCGTTTTTCAAAAGCTTTGCGCGCGTAAATTGATTCTGATTATGGGAATACTATGCGGCTTTGTTTCTAGCAATTGGGTAAGAATATATTCTGATTCTTCTTTTCTCTATAATCATTTGAATAAGACTATTCTCAACAGTGTGTTATTGTTTGTGATTCTCACTTATAAATATCcataatttcttttcttcttccattGCATTTGAGGCTGAATCAGTCATCCAATTCGATTTCGAAATGGCAACCCAATTTGACATGTTGTGCGATGTTCTTCCTGGGCATAATTCATGGAAGTTCAAAGTTTGTGTCCTCCGTATGTGggcaatttcttcttttatgaAGCCTAATGAGTTGAACTCTATGGAAATGGTGCTGATAGATGAGAAGGTTTGTTCGTAATATTTGGTTTGTTTGCTAATTCATAGAATTGATTATTgtgtatgattatttttttttggttttgttttgatatGTTTCTCGTGTTCTTGGTGATGGTTGATCTATAAATAACGAAACTTTGAATAATACACAGGGAGGTAAGATTCATGCCTTGATAAGGAAAGAATTGGTTTACCTATTCCAGAATAAATTAAAGGAAGGGGAAGTTTATAAGCTATCAAACTTTGATGTTGTTCCAGTCGTTGGATTTTATCGTACAACTCTGCATCCTTACAAATTGATTTTTCGATCGAATACCAAAGTTCAGAATTTTGCGAGTTCTGATATTCCTATTTTGGGATTTTCTTTCACCGATCTTGCTGAAGTGGCTAGCTACTCTGTTAACTATGATTACCTAATAGGtaattttgatttgaagaaccttacaaattttgtaattttcatCGATTAATGGTCATTGTGTATCaagttatttgtttcttatgtcATTGTGTAGATGTCATTGGTTTAATCTCTGGTATATCAAATGAGAGGGAGTATATTCGTGCTGGCAAAGTCATCAAGATGGTTGTGCTTGAACTCACACAATCCACAATCCCGGTCCACGCGCAACATATTCTACCTGCCATACTGTTTGCAGGTTTGATTGTTGTTTCCATATTTTCTGTGTACACAGTAATTTCATTAATTACCGATATtcatcatagttttttttttttgaccaatacaGTTCATCACTATAGGTAATAATTATATTCCTTTGAGTCTTTAGATTATACTTTTACTCCACATGTGCTCCCAGTGAGAAGAAAAATTCTGACATACCTCATTGTTTGGTTAAATCTAGGAACAGCCATATTTATACGTATACTTCATTCATTCGATcttaaatataatcaaaatgtatttagtctatactTGATCAAATAcgttataatttttactaatatttaagATTGGAGGGAGCAGGATCCAatgcaaatattaattttaatctaTAAACATACCGTATTCCTTTCGGCCTTatatgtaattaaaaataacttttttagattatttgaaaaatggatgtatttagtctaaaatttagtctaaaatttagactaaatacatcattttttcaatgaacATAAAAATGATACTTTTGCTTAGATAcgaggccggagggagtacctTCTAACACTCTCCTATCTATACTCTATAAAATCATATATTCATAGATGAGATTATTCACACCAAGGTAACGTGTGCAAACCTTACTCCACAAACCTTACTCCATTTCAATGTCTTCTTCCTCAAATAATCCCACAAACCTTACTCCACTCCAAATGTTAGATCTATGGAAACTTAAAATTCCTAGCAAAATCTATAACCACACAATTAGTGCAGAAACTACTAAAGTGTCTGCAAATAGTTCCGATGAAAAAGCAATAACAATAGAACTTCATGTACAAGGATTCTATAAGCTTTTTGTTCAGCCTTTGGCTGGACTTCAACCTATACCAACCGAAAGTGATTTTATTGTATCTCCTATCTATAAATACAGTTTCAAGATTCCTCTTTTCTATCTCTctattttatctttcattttatcTCGAAGGTTGGCCAATTTACCCATTAGCAAGGATTTAGCTAATTATATTGAACC from Trifolium pratense cultivar HEN17-A07 linkage group LG1, ARS_RC_1.1, whole genome shotgun sequence includes these protein-coding regions:
- the LOC123891817 gene encoding replication factor A protein 1-like, with the translated sequence MATQFDMLCDVLPGHNSWKFKVCVLRMWAISSFMKPNELNSMEMVLIDEKGGKIHALIRKELVYLFQNKLKEGEVYKLSNFDVVPVVGFYRTTLHPYKLIFRSNTKVQNFASSDIPILGFSFTDLAEVASYSVNYDYLIDVIGLISGISNEREYIRAGKVIKMVVLELTQSTIPVHAQHILPAILFAGLIVVSIFSVYTVISLITDIHHSFFFLTNTVHHYR